TACGCTGCTGGAAGTGATACGCTCCGGGTTGGTTTGGTTGGCTGTGGCGGCCGGGGAACAGGCGCAGCCCGCGAGGCTCTGCGTGCGGACCCCAACGTCAAGCTTGTGGCTATGTGTGATGCCTTCATGGACCGCCTGCAAATCAGTCTCAATAACCTGCTCAAGGTACCGGACATTGCCTCGAAGATCGATGTGCCACCCGAACGATGCTTTGACGGCTTCGATGGATACAAGAAACTACTTGAATGTGTGGATGTCGTTCTCTTGTGTACTCCTCCGGGATTCCGTCCTCTCCATCTGCGAGCCGCGATTGATGCTGGCAAACATGTCTTCTGCGAGAAACCGCTGGCGGTGGATGTACCGGGAGTCCGTTCCGTGATCGAGAGCGCTCAGTTGGCGAAAAAGAAGGGTTTGGCTCTCTGCTCCGGCTTCTGCTTCCGCTATGAACAAGCCAAGCGCGAGACCATCAAACGGCTTCATGACGGTATGATCGGAGACATTCGGGCCTTGCATATTACCTACCTTACTGGCCCGCTCTGGTGGCGTGGTCAGGACCCGAAATGGACCGAGATGGAATACCAAATGCGAAATTGGTACTACTTCACGTGGCTTTCAGGGGATTTTATCGTCGAACAACACTGTCATAACTTTGACAAAGCTAATTGGGTGCTCCAAGGGGCCATCCCGATTTCGGCGATGGGAGTCGGGGGGCGGCAAGTCCGGACGGACCCGAAATATGGGAATATCTATGACCACTTTGCCGTGACTTTGGAGTTTCCCAACGGCGTGAAAATCTTCTCCGCCTGCCGCCAAATGCCCAACTGCCCCTCCGATATCAATGACCACATCATCGGAACGCAAGGACAATGCCATCTCATGCGGCATCGAATTGAACGCTACGATGGTAAGGTTTGGGAATTCAGTGGTGAGTCGAAGAACATGTATCAAGTGGAACACGACGAGTTGTTCGCCAGCATTCGTTCTGGCAAGCCTATTAACGATGGGGAAAGTGCCGCTCACAGCACAGCATTAGCCATCTTCGCCCGCGAAGCCGCCTATACCGGCCAACGCCTGACTTGGAAACAATTCATGGCTTCGCAAACCTCACTCGCCCCGAAAGTGTACGCTTGGGGACCTAATCCGGTGCCGCCGGTTCCCATGCCTGGTGTCTATCGTTTGTCATGATCGCCTCCGTAACGGGGCAATTCCCAAGACCATCCAACGTTTGCTTACCGACCCTGGGGTCGAGGGCCGGTAGTGTGGAAACGGTTGGGAGACTCCAGGGGGGCTTTTCCGATAGATGCATGGGTTTATGGACCAGAGAAGTGGTAAGGGATTGTGCTTGCCGGGAGGTAGCTATCATGGCTCAACCCATTGGCCGCCGGGATTTCTTGTGCCGGGGTGCGGGCATCACCGCGAGTTTCATGGCCCTGTGGAATCCCTGCACCGCTCCGGCTCAGCCACGCAAAGTCAAATTGAAGAAAGCCATCAAATACAGCATGATTCGTTGGCCCAATGCCACGCATCGCGACAAATTGGAATTGGCCAGAAAATGCGGCTTTCAGGGGGTAGAGATCGATAGCCCCGGCACACCTCAACTCGACGAACTCGTCCGGGCTAGCAAGGAAACGGGTATCGCCATCCACGGTGTCATCGACTCGGTACATTGGCATCAACCGCTCTCTGATCCGGACGAGAAAGTCCGTGCCAAAGGCTTAGAAGCTCTACTGACTGCCATTCGGGATGCTCAGGCCGTGGGAGCGGAAACAGTGCTACT
This Thermogemmata fonticola DNA region includes the following protein-coding sequences:
- a CDS encoding Gfo/Idh/MocA family protein, which codes for MTETPNRREFLNVAVASGLAVSSMPHLYAAGSDTLRVGLVGCGGRGTGAAREALRADPNVKLVAMCDAFMDRLQISLNNLLKVPDIASKIDVPPERCFDGFDGYKKLLECVDVVLLCTPPGFRPLHLRAAIDAGKHVFCEKPLAVDVPGVRSVIESAQLAKKKGLALCSGFCFRYEQAKRETIKRLHDGMIGDIRALHITYLTGPLWWRGQDPKWTEMEYQMRNWYYFTWLSGDFIVEQHCHNFDKANWVLQGAIPISAMGVGGRQVRTDPKYGNIYDHFAVTLEFPNGVKIFSACRQMPNCPSDINDHIIGTQGQCHLMRHRIERYDGKVWEFSGESKNMYQVEHDELFASIRSGKPINDGESAAHSTALAIFAREAAYTGQRLTWKQFMASQTSLAPKVYAWGPNPVPPVPMPGVYRLS